GCTGGCGATGCCAACTCAATCCCTACCAAAGAATACCTTGTCCGATACTGGAATGAACAAATCACCAACAACCTCGCCATACCACCACTGCTCACATCCAAAGTTTCACCATTAACTACTGCAGAGACAACCCTTTTCACCCAGCTCGCGGCTCAAGATGCTATCTCCGACCACCTCCGATCTTTCTGCAAGGCAGCACAACTGCTCTGCTTCCCGGACTTATCATCCTATCAACTTGGCAAGGATGATCGATTTTTCTACGATGTCATTAATGGTGCCACAACGCTGGCAGGTGGTATGAACGTGAACGAAAGCGTGGAGCCCGGCAAATTCTTTCGCGAATTGATACTGAGGAGTGGGAATGTGATCCGGATGCCAGATCTTCAGTTGAAAACTCCCAAAAGGTCGTTTTTGCCGCGCAGCATTTCCTCTGGATTACCGTTCTCCACCTCGAAGCTTGCCGAGCTGAAGCAAATCTTCCATGCTGGGGACGATTCCACTCTGGAGAAGATCATGGTACGCACGCTCAGCCTGTGCGAGAAAGCACCAATCCAAGGTGAGACCAAGCGATGTGTTAGCTCTGTTGAGGACATGATCGATTTCGCCACATCAATACTGGGCCACGACATCAAGCTTCATTCCACGGAGAGTGCCGGAGGGTCGAAGCGCGATATCTTGATTGGAAGAGTGAAAAGGATTGATGGGAGTCGATCGGGTGCGCCCGTGGCATGCCACGACAGTCTATTTCCTTACATGGTTTATAATTGCCATGCAGTTCCGACACTCCATGTTTACGAGGCGGATATACTGGATCCCGTGTCCAAGGCCACGATCAACCACGGCGTCGCCGTCTGTCATATGGACACATCGGCCTGGAGTCCAAATCACGAGGCGTTCCGCGCGCTCGGGTCGGGCCCTGGTCGGATCGAAGCCTGCCACTGGATCTATGGGGATTATGCGGTCTGGACAGGGGCCAATCTGTAATGGGAAAAAGAATGAAGCGTGGGTTAGATTGAATAATACAGGTTGGACCTAGAGACCGAGAGAAATGAGCCGCTAGCTCCATCCCAAGTCATCATTTGCTTGAAAGTATTATCTAATATGGCATCTGCTTCCCAGTATCCACGACCATGGTCTTGACTCGTGTACATATGTAAGTGTTTTTATGGTTTGTCAACGTCAAGTGTTTGTATAACTTTGATCTAAATTATTGTGGTGTGCATGCGAAAAAGTTTGTCTTGGTACTTGCTTTGGGAAGTATTTACTAGTATTCATCTCTTTCCAGAGCATAACATGACTCCATGTCTCGAAtccttaaatttatttttccatctTATATTTCTATCATCAACGCCTTGGCGTCAAAACAAATGGAATTAAAACATCATCAGATTATTACATATGGAATAATGAACGGCTCATGTGGCCAGGATGAGTAGTGGAAGTAAAATTGGGCATTGGTAAAGAGGGGTTAACGGAGAGGATGTCAAGTTTCAATcgaagaaatcatacagaatCGGGATGGGCCCGGCTTTCTCCACGTGGTCCCAAAGTTTGCGGACTCTACATCGGTAAATCCAGGTTCTTTCGATGTATTCCGTCGTTGGGTTGCAAGAGAGATCATCAAGAACGAGTGGGGATGAAGTTACTATATTCTTTTACGAGCCGAATGCACGAGCGTAGATGCTTGGCTACCTGGAGACCTATGGACACCCTGCAAGCCTCGCGAATTGTCCGAGTGGTCTGCGCGAGTGGTCTTGACTAGAGCAACTTGCACGCAGTTGTTGGAGTTCAAACAAGTGACCTCCAATTTCTGAGTTAAAAATCTCTAGACTTGCAATAGGCAAattgttttattattttgtccGGCTCACTGGGTCAAGATGATTTTACGAAGATGATCTAACTGTTTTATAATTGTTGGCGGGTTTGGACGAAAGTCCTTAGGCTTTGATTGAGAAGTAGAtgtgtcaaaatgggttgaaaatccATTTCTAACTCATATTCAATAAGATGGGTTATATATGGGTAGTTAGGTTTTAATAAATGAGTTGTTAATGACTTTGAGTTATAAGTCAACTATATACGTGTTGTAAATGACTTTCCTTTAAACCCATTTACAGATCATTTAGTTTATAAAGGTTATTAGTTAAGTGAATCCATTCATGATATGCCATTTTCTTGacagtttttataattttttgtttgttacaatttttttttattttctttttcttgtactttttttttctccaaagtCCTGTGAGGGTCAGCTGGCGGCCTTTGCCCGTGGCTGTGA
The genomic region above belongs to Rhodamnia argentea isolate NSW1041297 chromosome 6, ASM2092103v1, whole genome shotgun sequence and contains:
- the LOC115726061 gene encoding polygalacturonase-1 non-catalytic subunit beta-like isoform X3, encoding MSLFSLFLLLLLSLHVVSTTARTTIDANSLAGDANSIPTKEYLVRYWNEQITNNLAIPPLLTSKVSPLTTAETTLFTQLAAQDAISDHLRSFCKAAQLLCFPDLSSYQLGKDDRFFYDVINGATTLAGGMNVNESVEPGKFFRELILRSGNVIRMPDLQLKTPKRSFLPRSISSGLPFSTSKLAELKQIFHAGDDSTLEKIMVRTLSLCEKAPIQGETKRCVSSVEDMIDFATSILGHDIKLHSTESAGGSKRDILIGRVKRIDGSRSGAPVACHDSLFPYMVYNCHAVPTLHVYEADILDPVSKAKINHGVAACHMDRSACSPNNEAFLELGSGPGRIEACH
- the LOC115726061 gene encoding polygalacturonase-1 non-catalytic subunit beta-like isoform X1; the protein is MSLFSLFLLLLLSLHVVSTTARTTIDANSLAGDANSIPTKEYLVRYWNEQITNNLAIPPLLTSKVSPLTTAETTLFTQLAAQDAISDHLRSFCKAAQLLCFPDLSSYQLGKDDRFFYDVINGATTLAGGMNVNESVEPGKFFRELILRSGNVIRMPDLQLKTPKRSFLPRSISSGLPFSTSKLAELKQIFHAGDDSTLEKIMVRTLSLCEKAPIQGETKRCVSSVEDMIDFATSILGHDIKLHSTESAGGSKRDILIGRVKRIDGSRSGAPVACHDSLFPYMVYNCHAVPTLHVYEADILDPVSKATINHGVAVCHMDTSAWSPNHEAFRALGSGPGRIEACHWIYGDYAVWTGANL
- the LOC115726061 gene encoding polygalacturonase-1 non-catalytic subunit beta-like isoform X2 produces the protein MLEYIVVSTTARTTIDANSLAGDANSIPTKEYLVRYWNEQITNNLAIPPLLTSKVSPLTTAETTLFTQLAAQDAISDHLRSFCKAAQLLCFPDLSSYQLGKDDRFFYDVINGATTLAGGMNVNESVEPGKFFRELILRSGNVIRMPDLQLKTPKRSFLPRSISSGLPFSTSKLAELKQIFHAGDDSTLEKIMVRTLSLCEKAPIQGETKRCVSSVEDMIDFATSILGHDIKLHSTESAGGSKRDILIGRVKRIDGSRSGAPVACHDSLFPYMVYNCHAVPTLHVYEADILDPVSKATINHGVAVCHMDTSAWSPNHEAFRALGSGPGRIEACHWIYGDYAVWTGANL